The following proteins are co-located in the Desulfomonile tiedjei genome:
- a CDS encoding CusA/CzcA family heavy metal efflux RND transporter: protein MIGRILEFSIEHRWIMVGITLIMAGVGIYNLGRINIDAVPDITNVQVQVTAQASGLSPLEVEQRITFPVETGLAGLPGLVKTRSLSQYGIALVTAIFEDNIDIYFARRLVSERIQEIKGKLPAGIEPMMGPISTGLGEIFMWTVEALPGATKPDGTAYTLTDLRTIQDWIIRPQLRNTPGVTEINTIGGFDKQFHVTPDPYKLISLELTFKDVLTALEANNANVGAGYVERSSGQYLVRAPGQVAGVEDIANIIVKSFHGTPVFIKDIAKVHLGKELRTGAATKDGEETVLGTVFMLIGENSRIVSERAAKKLEEINRSLPKGVVAKPVYNRTALVDKTIDTVRKSLTEGAVLVIIVLLLFLGNIRAAFVTALVIPLSMLFTATGMATSKLSANLMSLGAIDFGIIVDGAVVIVENCARKVAEAQAVLGRPPDRSERVGIIWEASQEVRKPMLFGELIIMIVYLPILTLTGVEGKMFTPMALTVLLALTGATILSFTFVPAAVTLFLSSGMSHKDNRVTGWAKELYTPILGMALRYRYFVVVTAVVLVAVSFLAATRMGREFVPTLDEGDIAVHTLRVPDTSLSQAIESQSLVEKTILAAFPQVETIFGRLGTSEVATEPHPPSIGDKTMMLKPRNDWPDPSLDKDDLVKQIEAEANKLPGANFEFSQPIRMRFNHLLAGVLSDVAVKVFGDDMDVMLDKAEEVAARVKKIPGASHVKVEQVVGLPILTVKIKRDEMVRYGLNMSDVQEVVEIAVGGKSAGQVFEGDRRFDIVVRLQEDLRTDLEAMKRLPVPMPKQELAGKGLVSTAGMTEDRKQRSFVTLGSIADLVVVNGPNQISREDGKRRVVVTTNVRDRDLGSFVEEAQGVIRNSINLPAGYWITWGGEFEQLISAAKRLQIVVPLALFLILALLFVAFGSLKYSLLVFTGVPLALTGGVAALWIRDIPISISAAVGFIALSGVAVLNGLVMVTFINKLRDEGKSVYDAITQGALTRLRPVLMTALVASLGFVPMAIATGTGAEVQKPLATVVIGGLISSTVLTLLVLPALYALLENGSNGREEQPTNSL from the coding sequence ATGATAGGCCGAATCCTTGAGTTTTCCATCGAGCACCGGTGGATTATGGTCGGTATAACCCTCATCATGGCCGGAGTAGGCATCTATAATTTGGGACGAATCAATATTGATGCCGTGCCCGATATAACCAACGTTCAGGTCCAGGTGACGGCTCAGGCATCCGGCCTTTCACCCCTTGAAGTTGAACAGCGGATCACGTTTCCTGTGGAAACCGGGCTCGCGGGGCTTCCAGGGCTCGTAAAGACGAGATCGCTCTCGCAGTATGGCATTGCCCTGGTCACCGCAATATTTGAAGACAACATCGACATTTATTTCGCCAGGCGACTGGTAAGCGAGAGGATACAGGAAATTAAGGGAAAGCTTCCGGCCGGAATAGAGCCCATGATGGGTCCAATTTCAACCGGTCTGGGAGAAATCTTTATGTGGACCGTCGAGGCGCTGCCCGGCGCGACAAAACCCGACGGCACGGCCTATACCTTGACCGACTTGCGAACGATTCAGGATTGGATCATCAGGCCGCAACTGCGCAACACGCCCGGGGTAACCGAGATAAACACCATCGGCGGATTCGACAAGCAATTCCATGTTACACCGGACCCGTACAAGCTCATTTCATTAGAGCTGACATTCAAAGACGTGCTCACCGCGCTTGAAGCCAACAACGCCAATGTCGGAGCAGGGTACGTGGAACGGAGCAGCGGCCAGTATCTCGTACGGGCACCCGGCCAGGTCGCTGGCGTTGAGGACATCGCGAACATCATTGTCAAAAGCTTCCATGGAACTCCGGTATTCATAAAAGACATTGCAAAGGTCCATTTGGGCAAGGAACTCCGGACGGGCGCTGCAACCAAGGATGGGGAAGAAACGGTCCTCGGCACGGTTTTCATGCTCATAGGGGAAAACAGCCGGATCGTGTCGGAAAGGGCAGCAAAAAAACTGGAGGAAATAAATAGGTCCTTGCCGAAAGGGGTGGTTGCCAAACCAGTCTATAACCGTACTGCGTTGGTGGACAAGACCATTGACACGGTGCGAAAGAGCCTCACTGAAGGGGCCGTGCTCGTAATCATCGTTTTGCTGCTTTTCTTGGGAAATATCAGAGCTGCCTTTGTAACTGCTTTAGTTATACCTCTGTCCATGTTGTTTACGGCAACAGGAATGGCTACGAGCAAGCTGAGCGCGAATCTGATGAGTCTGGGCGCCATCGACTTCGGGATTATCGTGGACGGTGCCGTGGTAATCGTCGAGAACTGCGCGCGCAAAGTCGCCGAGGCCCAGGCGGTCCTTGGGCGGCCGCCCGATCGCAGTGAACGAGTAGGGATTATCTGGGAGGCGTCGCAGGAAGTCAGAAAGCCCATGCTCTTTGGCGAGCTAATCATCATGATAGTGTACTTGCCGATTCTGACTCTGACAGGCGTTGAAGGGAAAATGTTCACGCCTATGGCATTGACCGTGCTCTTGGCTTTGACGGGCGCCACTATCCTATCTTTCACTTTCGTGCCCGCTGCGGTCACCCTTTTTCTGTCCTCAGGTATGTCCCATAAGGACAATCGTGTGACCGGTTGGGCCAAGGAACTTTATACACCGATTCTGGGGATGGCTCTTCGCTATCGCTATTTTGTGGTTGTAACGGCTGTGGTGCTTGTGGCCGTGAGTTTCCTCGCTGCCACACGCATGGGCCGAGAATTCGTGCCGACTCTCGACGAAGGCGATATCGCGGTTCATACGCTGAGAGTTCCCGACACCAGTTTGTCGCAGGCCATTGAGTCCCAATCTCTGGTGGAAAAGACCATACTGGCTGCTTTTCCTCAGGTGGAGACCATTTTTGGCCGCCTGGGCACATCCGAGGTGGCTACCGAACCTCATCCGCCGAGCATCGGAGACAAAACAATGATGCTCAAGCCGCGAAACGACTGGCCTGATCCTTCGTTGGACAAAGACGATCTTGTCAAGCAAATCGAGGCTGAGGCGAACAAGCTGCCGGGTGCGAACTTCGAATTTAGCCAGCCGATTCGGATGCGTTTCAACCATTTGCTGGCGGGGGTCCTCAGCGACGTCGCGGTCAAAGTCTTTGGAGATGACATGGATGTCATGCTCGACAAGGCTGAGGAGGTTGCCGCCCGTGTGAAGAAGATACCGGGAGCGAGCCACGTAAAGGTCGAACAGGTGGTGGGGCTTCCGATTCTTACCGTCAAGATCAAGCGTGACGAAATGGTCAGATATGGACTTAACATGTCCGACGTACAGGAAGTGGTTGAAATCGCGGTGGGCGGAAAATCCGCAGGACAGGTTTTTGAAGGTGACCGCAGATTTGATATAGTCGTCCGCCTTCAAGAGGACCTGCGCACCGATCTGGAGGCCATGAAGCGGCTCCCGGTGCCCATGCCGAAACAGGAATTGGCGGGCAAAGGGCTGGTTTCTACGGCCGGAATGACCGAAGATCGAAAGCAACGCTCCTTTGTAACGCTGGGGTCCATCGCCGATCTCGTCGTGGTGAACGGGCCCAACCAAATAAGCAGGGAAGACGGCAAACGTCGAGTCGTGGTAACCACCAATGTGCGAGACCGTGACCTGGGATCGTTCGTCGAAGAAGCGCAGGGTGTAATAAGAAATTCCATCAATCTCCCCGCGGGATACTGGATCACCTGGGGAGGCGAGTTTGAGCAACTTATTTCTGCGGCAAAGAGGCTCCAGATTGTCGTGCCTCTGGCGCTCTTTTTGATTTTGGCTCTGTTGTTCGTTGCGTTTGGCTCCTTAAAGTACTCCTTGCTGGTGTTCACCGGCGTACCGCTTGCTCTTACAGGAGGAGTTGCTGCGCTCTGGATCAGGGACATCCCCATTTCCATATCAGCCGCGGTGGGATTCATAGCCCTGTCGGGAGTGGCGGTGCTAAATGGTCTGGTCATGGTCACGTTCATCAACAAATTGCGGGACGAAGGCAAGTCCGTGTATGACGCAATCACGCAGGGTGCGCTAACGAGGCTCCGCCCGGTGCTGATGACCGCTCTTGTCGCGTCGCTGGGATTTGTCCCCATGGCGATTGCTACGGGAACAGGCGCAGAAGTCCAGAAGCCGCTCGCTACGGTCGTGATCGGAGGTTTAATTTCCAGCACGGTTTTGACTTTGCTGGTTTTGCCCGCGCTTTATGCCCTGCTTGAAAACGGGTCCAACGGCAGGGAGGAGCAGCCGACAAATAGTTTGTGA
- a CDS encoding PLP-dependent transferase, which yields MKKETQCVHSGGFRDGVTRGINTPIFTSSAYEYLDREDCPYPRYFNTPNLDAVVEKVCALEGAENGVLFSSGMAAISTSILAFAGSGDHVVMMDELYGGTHAFATDEFDRLDISYTFATTDAESICSAATERTKVIVIESPTNPLLGIIDIRKVGRFARERGIITVMDNTFATPVNQNPLELGIDIVVHSGTKYLGGHSDLCCGVSVTSAERATRVRALARHLGGSLDAMACYLLERSLKTLALRVERQSENALRIALALQGHPAVARVFYPGLPDLPGHDLAKAQMKAYGGMLSFEVRDGQGDPSAFLRRLRIIKPALSLGGVETTICCPAVTSHVKISAAERQRIGIKDSLMRLSVGIEHPDDIIADLDQALTAG from the coding sequence ATGAAAAAAGAGACCCAGTGTGTGCACAGCGGGGGCTTTCGCGATGGCGTGACCCGCGGAATCAATACTCCGATCTTCACGTCCTCGGCGTACGAGTACTTGGATAGAGAGGATTGCCCCTATCCGCGGTATTTCAACACCCCCAACCTGGATGCTGTGGTGGAAAAGGTGTGCGCATTGGAAGGTGCGGAAAACGGGGTCCTTTTCAGTTCGGGTATGGCTGCCATTAGCACTTCGATTCTCGCGTTCGCAGGCTCGGGCGATCATGTTGTCATGATGGACGAGCTGTACGGAGGGACCCACGCGTTCGCAACGGACGAGTTTGACAGGCTGGACATTTCCTACACTTTCGCGACCACCGACGCGGAATCCATTTGCAGCGCGGCAACCGAACGCACCAAGGTCATCGTCATCGAATCGCCGACCAATCCGCTCCTTGGCATCATCGACATCCGAAAAGTGGGGCGGTTCGCGAGAGAGCGCGGCATCATCACCGTCATGGACAACACCTTCGCTACTCCGGTGAACCAGAATCCTCTCGAACTCGGAATAGACATCGTGGTCCACAGCGGCACAAAGTATCTGGGCGGGCATAGTGATCTATGCTGCGGCGTTTCGGTGACGAGCGCAGAACGGGCGACGCGGGTGCGTGCACTGGCACGGCACCTGGGCGGTAGCCTTGACGCGATGGCATGTTATCTGCTCGAACGGAGTTTAAAGACCCTGGCTTTGAGGGTCGAGCGGCAGTCCGAGAATGCTCTGCGAATTGCGCTGGCTTTACAAGGGCATCCGGCCGTAGCGCGGGTATTCTACCCCGGCCTGCCCGATCTCCCGGGGCATGATCTTGCCAAAGCGCAGATGAAGGCGTACGGCGGAATGCTTTCCTTCGAGGTCCGTGATGGACAGGGCGACCCGTCGGCTTTCTTGAGGCGGCTGCGCATTATCAAACCTGCATTGAGCCTCGGCGGCGTTGAAACCACCATTTGCTGCCCCGCAGTCACCTCTCACGTCAAAATCTCCGCCGCGGAGAGGCAACGCATCGGGATTAAGGACAGTCTCATGAGGCTGTCCGTTGGGATCGAACATCCTGACGATATTATAGCCGATTTGGACCAGGCACTGACCGCTGGATAG
- a CDS encoding SCP2 sterol-binding domain-containing protein: MKLDDHPTVKWYREKGQTREASDGSLKLEPQKLRNLCMEAGADDAGFVDIDRPAIADQREDLLDALPGTKTLVCAIYRLNREHLRTPAHSITNLEFQQAWKTANEKARTTALHLQKLGFRALNVPVGFPMEMDRWPERPWLTVDKINAVEAGLGRMGWNRLLLHPKFGSSVVLGTVLTDAELTSYNTPLDLNPCIECKLCVSVCPVGAIGAEGHFNFPSCYTHNYRERIGGFVDWVERIVASRSVKDYRKKVSASETVSMWQNLSMGGQTRCDRCMGVCPAGEEVIGEYLEDRKGYIDESVTQKRKKVETVYVVSGSDAEAYVREHFPHKTIKRVSNGIRPNSAAMFLKSLPIAFQRGQAKGLNATYHFSFTGAESCNGTVTIRDQTVTVQDGLLGTADLHVTADSRTWIKFLAKETGLPWALISRKIRIKGSPKLMKAFAKCFPS, from the coding sequence ATGAAACTTGACGATCATCCCACCGTGAAATGGTACCGAGAAAAGGGACAAACGAGAGAAGCGAGTGACGGCTCACTGAAACTTGAGCCCCAAAAGCTCAGAAATCTGTGTATGGAGGCCGGGGCTGATGATGCCGGATTCGTGGATATCGACCGCCCCGCGATCGCGGATCAGAGGGAAGACCTTCTCGACGCGTTACCGGGGACCAAGACGCTGGTATGCGCTATCTACCGTCTCAACCGAGAGCATCTGCGGACCCCCGCTCATTCCATAACCAATTTGGAGTTCCAACAAGCCTGGAAGACCGCAAACGAGAAGGCCCGCACTACTGCGCTCCACTTGCAGAAGCTTGGGTTCAGGGCGCTCAACGTTCCCGTAGGATTCCCAATGGAGATGGATCGCTGGCCGGAAAGGCCGTGGCTTACGGTGGATAAGATTAACGCGGTGGAGGCCGGCCTCGGCCGGATGGGTTGGAACCGACTGTTGTTGCACCCTAAGTTCGGCTCCAGCGTGGTTTTGGGGACGGTGCTTACCGACGCTGAACTCACGTCGTACAATACGCCATTGGATCTCAATCCCTGCATAGAATGCAAGTTGTGTGTGTCAGTCTGTCCTGTAGGCGCTATTGGCGCCGAGGGACACTTCAATTTTCCGTCGTGCTACACGCATAATTACAGAGAGCGGATCGGTGGCTTTGTAGACTGGGTTGAAAGAATAGTGGCCAGCCGCAGTGTCAAAGACTATCGCAAGAAGGTGAGCGCTTCCGAGACCGTCTCCATGTGGCAGAATCTTTCCATGGGTGGCCAGACCAGATGCGACAGATGCATGGGGGTCTGCCCTGCGGGGGAAGAAGTCATAGGGGAGTATTTGGAAGATCGAAAGGGATACATTGATGAGTCGGTAACCCAAAAGCGTAAGAAGGTGGAAACCGTCTATGTAGTCTCGGGGTCTGATGCGGAGGCTTACGTGAGAGAGCATTTTCCGCACAAGACGATCAAGCGTGTTTCAAACGGCATACGCCCCAATTCTGCCGCAATGTTCCTGAAGAGTCTTCCGATTGCGTTTCAGCGGGGCCAGGCTAAGGGGCTCAACGCCACCTATCATTTTTCATTTACCGGCGCTGAGAGCTGCAACGGCACTGTAACAATTCGGGACCAGACTGTGACGGTCCAGGATGGCCTCTTGGGAACGGCAGACCTCCACGTCACTGCGGACAGTCGGACCTGGATCAAGTTTTTGGCAAAGGAGACCGGGTTGCCCTGGGCGCTGATTTCCCGAAAGATCCGGATAAAAGGATCGCCCAAGCTAATGAAGGCCTTCGCGAAATGCTTTCCTTCCTAA
- a CDS encoding TetR family transcriptional regulator C-terminal domain-containing protein: MGKDNTRTRLIEAGARLVHEKGFNHTGVQEILRACEVPKGSFYFYFQSKEEFGMAIVDHFSEFIGDRMDMHLGNESLPHVQRLKSFFDEMMEYFRHEGCARGCPIGNLAQELADLSNTFREKLKQALDAMEAKLGASLQAARDRNELPSGIDPKEAANFILNSWEGALTRMKTEKSINPLVVFDKMIFGLLLGSRVQ, encoded by the coding sequence ATGGGGAAAGACAACACCAGAACACGCCTTATCGAAGCGGGCGCAAGACTGGTTCATGAAAAAGGGTTTAATCATACAGGGGTCCAGGAGATTCTCCGGGCATGTGAAGTGCCGAAGGGCTCGTTCTACTTCTATTTCCAGAGCAAAGAGGAATTCGGGATGGCAATTGTGGACCACTTCTCGGAGTTCATAGGCGACAGAATGGATATGCATCTCGGTAATGAGTCTTTGCCTCATGTTCAGCGGCTAAAGAGTTTCTTCGACGAGATGATGGAGTACTTCCGCCATGAGGGCTGCGCTCGCGGATGTCCCATCGGCAACCTGGCTCAGGAGCTTGCGGACCTGAGCAATACCTTTCGGGAGAAGTTGAAGCAAGCACTTGATGCAATGGAAGCCAAGCTGGGCGCCTCCCTTCAAGCTGCTCGGGATCGTAATGAACTTCCGAGCGGCATTGACCCGAAGGAGGCTGCCAATTTCATTTTGAATAGTTGGGAAGGCGCTCTGACTAGGATGAAAACCGAAAAGAGCATCAACCCCCTGGTAGTCTTCGACAAGATGATTTTCGGCCTGTTGCTTGGTTCACGTGTTCAGTAG
- a CDS encoding antibiotic biosynthesis monooxygenase, with product MAIKVLTERKFKEGTAEAAHQLIKELRAVGTLRRGFVSGQTLISAEDPHRFLVISTWTDANGWEAWRASEKRNQIAVKIGELLEEPERVEVYYVERKEVEGADMA from the coding sequence GTGGCAATCAAAGTGTTGACCGAAAGAAAGTTCAAAGAAGGCACCGCAGAAGCGGCTCACCAATTGATTAAGGAACTCAGGGCAGTGGGCACGCTTCGTCGGGGTTTCGTCTCAGGACAAACACTCATTTCTGCCGAGGATCCCCACAGATTCCTGGTCATCAGCACCTGGACAGATGCAAACGGATGGGAGGCGTGGCGGGCCAGCGAAAAGAGAAACCAAATTGCAGTGAAAATTGGGGAACTGCTCGAAGAGCCGGAACGTGTCGAAGTCTATTACGTGGAGCGCAAAGAGGTCGAAGGCGCTGACATGGCGTAG
- the msrB gene encoding peptide-methionine (R)-S-oxide reductase MsrB: MKALLIGFCLIAFLAVTVNARAEYEKATFAGGCFWCMEPPFEKLNGVVQVVSGYAGGTGDKPTYEDYAQKGHVEVIEITYDPSVTDYSKLLDVFWRQIDPTDQNGQFVDRGPQYRSAIFYHNDDQKRLAEKSKEELGKSGKYAKPIVTEILKASPFYKAEEYHQDYYKKNPLRYKFYRANSGRDKYLEKVWGGDMGQKDKAENPQKPGKLSKEELKKKLTPLQYQVTQEEGTEPAYKNEYWNNHEPGIYVDIVSGEPLFSSLDKFESGTGWPSFTKPLEPGNVAEKEDRSFFTTRTEVRSKQGDSHLGHVFNDGPKPTGLRYCMNSASLRFIHKDNLEKEGYGQYSKLFEK; this comes from the coding sequence ATGAAGGCATTGCTTATAGGCTTTTGTTTGATCGCGTTCCTGGCGGTGACCGTGAACGCGCGGGCAGAATATGAGAAAGCGACCTTTGCAGGCGGATGTTTCTGGTGCATGGAACCGCCATTCGAAAAACTGAACGGTGTTGTGCAAGTAGTATCAGGCTATGCAGGCGGTACGGGGGACAAGCCGACCTATGAGGATTACGCGCAAAAGGGCCATGTGGAAGTCATAGAGATCACCTACGATCCGTCGGTAACAGATTATTCGAAGCTTCTGGATGTGTTCTGGAGACAGATAGATCCGACCGACCAGAACGGCCAGTTCGTTGACAGAGGGCCACAGTACCGATCCGCGATCTTCTATCATAACGACGACCAAAAACGGCTGGCTGAGAAATCCAAAGAGGAATTGGGAAAATCGGGGAAATACGCCAAACCCATAGTGACCGAGATCCTCAAAGCCTCGCCATTTTACAAAGCGGAAGAGTATCACCAGGACTACTATAAGAAGAACCCGCTGCGATACAAATTCTACAGGGCCAATTCCGGCCGCGACAAATACTTGGAAAAAGTGTGGGGAGGGGACATGGGACAGAAAGACAAGGCTGAAAACCCTCAAAAGCCGGGGAAGTTGAGCAAAGAAGAACTGAAGAAAAAGCTAACCCCTTTGCAATATCAAGTGACGCAGGAGGAGGGTACCGAACCGGCCTACAAAAACGAGTATTGGAACAATCACGAGCCGGGAATTTATGTGGACATTGTTTCCGGTGAACCCCTTTTTAGCTCTCTGGACAAGTTCGAGTCCGGGACAGGATGGCCGAGCTTCACCAAGCCGCTGGAACCGGGTAACGTAGCCGAAAAAGAGGACAGAAGCTTTTTCACTACCCGCACCGAGGTACGGAGCAAGCAAGGCGATTCCCACCTCGGGCACGTTTTCAATGACGGGCCAAAGCCCACGGGCCTACGGTATTGTATGAATTCCGCGTCGCTTCGTTTCATTCACAAAGACAACCTCGAAAAGGAGGGTTACGGGCAATACAGTAAGCTATTTGAAAAATAA
- a CDS encoding PAS domain S-box protein: protein MCAHLKANLGGKVVTSVTPAAAVLSTVLGLVVLAEWAAESLQIARVQIQFVPMAPATALCFAFLGLVLLCHRRGSTNQVLRVAMPLMAGFVLIFSAILFIQFVSEWRLDIERWIAPETTFSQGVAVGRMSPLTSVLFVLLSLATWPPFPRLSDARSRNLVSQGLALLVFGVAAVLAIGYWFGTPLLYGGKLIPVALPTAIGFILLGVGLLFDGPDSLLFRLAVSDSVFARFTRMAVPGSIAIILVGGWFTLTVISRADAPYRVVSVGVTAVLTAALVAFLMSAVARHVQAAVSSADSALRESEQKYRSLVTNIPDIVWTTDSYGNTTFVSSNVESILGFTSEELCENGRNSWLSRIDPEDAEKVKKAFDALFKDRLPFEIEYRVRRKDGTLIWLRDRALAPYEKDGVCFADGISSDVTKRKLAELALGDNLQFVQNLMQAIPNPVFYKGVDGRYWGCNPACEEFLGLPADSIVGKTVYDIAPPEVADEYRRRDQDLFNNPGVQIYEYKMIRADGAERNVVFYKSTFTDSFGKVAGLIAVVMDITEMRRAEAEREQYRNQLLQSQKMEAIGTLTGGIAHDFNNMLTVILGYSEMLLLDKKEGQAGYDDLQKIAQTALNGAELVKRLLVFSRQAEMKPVPLNLNHQIEQLKKLLSRTLPKMIDIVVDLVDQPALISADPSQMDQMMMYLALNSAEAMPEGGRLSIETKNVLLDEEYCRAHGEVKPGPYLMFGVSDTGQGMDQETLERIFEPFFTTKMRDSRKGTGLGLSVVRGIVEQHNGHVTCESQIGRGTTFRIYFSAIEPDEQPEDVAEHAPPLGRKETILLVDDEDLVRDLGQRILERSGYRVFTAANGKEALALYKKEQPNISLVILDLIMPEISGRQCLQEMQKLNPSVRVLVATGFSPDSLTREALEKATKGLVAKPYDMRQLLQSVRDALDAE, encoded by the coding sequence ATGTGCGCTCACCTTAAGGCCAATCTCGGAGGAAAAGTCGTGACCTCCGTGACGCCTGCGGCCGCGGTGCTTTCGACGGTTCTCGGTTTGGTCGTGCTGGCCGAGTGGGCGGCCGAGTCCCTGCAAATTGCCCGTGTCCAAATCCAGTTTGTGCCTATGGCTCCTGCCACGGCCCTGTGCTTTGCGTTCCTCGGCCTGGTCCTGCTCTGCCATCGGCGAGGATCCACAAACCAAGTGCTCAGGGTCGCCATGCCCCTGATGGCAGGCTTTGTGTTGATTTTCAGTGCCATTCTCTTCATCCAATTTGTATCCGAGTGGCGTCTGGACATAGAGCGATGGATCGCGCCGGAAACCACCTTTTCGCAAGGGGTGGCAGTTGGCCGGATGTCGCCGCTGACCTCGGTGCTGTTTGTCCTACTGTCCCTGGCTACTTGGCCCCCCTTTCCTCGGTTGTCGGATGCTCGTTCGCGGAACCTGGTGTCCCAAGGACTCGCTCTTCTAGTCTTTGGCGTTGCGGCTGTTCTGGCTATCGGCTACTGGTTTGGCACTCCTCTGCTCTATGGTGGAAAGCTCATCCCCGTTGCCCTGCCGACGGCCATTGGGTTTATTCTGCTTGGGGTCGGTCTGCTGTTCGATGGACCGGATTCTCTACTTTTTCGCTTAGCGGTGAGTGATTCCGTATTCGCTCGATTCACCCGAATGGCAGTACCGGGTTCCATCGCAATCATATTGGTGGGGGGCTGGTTCACTCTGACGGTAATCTCACGGGCGGATGCACCTTACAGGGTGGTCTCGGTAGGTGTCACAGCGGTCTTGACAGCAGCGCTGGTAGCTTTTCTGATGAGCGCGGTTGCGCGGCATGTCCAAGCCGCCGTTAGTAGCGCAGATTCGGCGCTACGAGAAAGTGAGCAGAAATATCGGTCCCTCGTGACGAACATTCCGGATATTGTCTGGACTACCGATAGCTACGGTAACACTACCTTCGTCAGCTCCAATGTGGAAAGCATACTGGGATTTACTTCGGAAGAGCTTTGTGAAAATGGGCGCAATTCCTGGTTGAGCAGAATAGACCCCGAGGATGCCGAAAAAGTGAAAAAGGCTTTTGACGCCCTCTTCAAGGATCGATTGCCCTTTGAAATTGAGTACAGGGTCCGGCGAAAAGATGGGACGCTGATATGGCTGCGAGACAGAGCTTTAGCCCCTTACGAAAAAGACGGGGTGTGTTTTGCCGACGGCATTTCCTCCGATGTCACCAAGCGCAAGCTCGCCGAGCTAGCACTCGGAGATAACCTCCAATTCGTGCAGAATCTCATGCAGGCAATTCCCAATCCCGTCTTTTACAAGGGCGTGGACGGTAGGTACTGGGGCTGCAATCCAGCTTGTGAGGAGTTCCTGGGCCTTCCCGCTGATTCGATTGTTGGAAAAACCGTGTACGATATTGCTCCCCCAGAAGTCGCGGATGAATATAGGCGACGAGACCAGGATCTGTTTAATAATCCGGGGGTTCAGATTTATGAGTATAAAATGATTCGTGCGGATGGGGCAGAGCGTAATGTGGTGTTCTACAAGTCGACGTTCACCGACTCATTTGGGAAAGTGGCGGGCCTTATAGCGGTCGTCATGGACATCACGGAAATGAGGAGAGCGGAAGCAGAGCGCGAGCAGTACAGGAACCAACTTCTGCAATCGCAGAAAATGGAAGCAATTGGTACCCTCACCGGTGGCATCGCTCACGATTTCAACAACATGCTTACCGTAATACTCGGTTACTCCGAGATGCTCCTTTTGGACAAGAAAGAAGGCCAGGCAGGATATGACGATCTGCAGAAGATAGCTCAGACGGCTCTTAACGGCGCGGAGTTGGTCAAGAGGCTGCTGGTATTCAGCCGGCAGGCGGAGATGAAGCCTGTCCCATTGAATCTGAACCACCAAATTGAGCAGCTCAAGAAATTGCTGTCCCGAACCTTGCCTAAGATGATTGACATAGTGGTGGACCTGGTCGATCAACCGGCGCTGATCAGCGCAGACCCTTCACAAATGGATCAGATGATGATGTACCTTGCGCTGAATTCGGCAGAGGCTATGCCGGAAGGAGGCCGTTTATCCATCGAAACGAAGAATGTCCTTTTGGACGAAGAGTACTGCCGAGCCCATGGCGAAGTGAAGCCGGGTCCTTATTTAATGTTCGGTGTTTCGGACACAGGCCAAGGAATGGACCAGGAAACCCTGGAGCGAATATTCGAGCCCTTCTTTACCACAAAGATGAGAGATTCGCGCAAAGGAACCGGCCTGGGCCTGTCCGTTGTGCGAGGCATCGTTGAGCAACACAACGGTCACGTTACGTGCGAAAGTCAAATCGGTCGGGGTACAACGTTCAGAATATACTTTTCTGCCATAGAGCCAGATGAACAGCCGGAGGATGTTGCAGAGCATGCACCACCCTTAGGTCGCAAAGAGACAATTCTGCTGGTGGACGACGAAGACCTCGTGAGAGATTTGGGACAGCGGATTCTTGAACGCTCAGGGTATCGTGTTTTTACCGCGGCCAATGGAAAAGAGGCTTTGGCGCTTTACAAGAAGGAGCAGCCCAACATCTCCCTCGTGATACTCGATCTCATCATGCCCGAAATTAGTGGAAGGCAATGTCTGCAGGAAATGCAGAAGCTGAATCCAAGCGTGAGGGTGTTGGTGGCAACAGGATTTTCACCGGATTCTCTGACGCGGGAAGCACTTGAAAAAGCCACAAAGGGTTTGGTTGCCAAGCCGTATGATATGCGACAGCTTCTGCAATCGGTCCGAGATGCTTTGGACGCGGAGTGA